The following are from one region of the Actinopolyspora halophila DSM 43834 genome:
- a CDS encoding sensor histidine kinase: protein MTGHDPAESMVLRGLRAALHAGFYLLLGIAATRLFETHDAGTRTVVALCGAVLLAVLYAAGALPPHRTYPRWGALLWLASVTVLWALLLAASPDFSWVAFPLFFLHLHLLRWTHAVVAVAVVTGLVISTQLLHADGFSVAMVLGPSLGAVFAVVVAWGYAAIHAESQQRRDLIADLRETRVQLANSQHEAGVAAERERLAREIHDTIAQGLSSVVLLLRAAESVLPEEEGTARSRIAEARYTASENLEEARGFVRELRPPALHDAGLAEALSRLCERTERESGLRCGFRLDGTPVPLPAEYEVALLRAAQASLSNVVRHARADTAMVTLGYLATRVTVDVYDDGVGFDPDTLGKSRADGTGFGMPALRERITLLGGELDVESSEGEGTVVAVRLPLDEEVDR, encoded by the coding sequence TTGACCGGACACGATCCAGCGGAGTCGATGGTGCTGCGGGGCCTGAGAGCGGCCCTGCACGCTGGGTTCTACTTGCTGCTCGGAATTGCCGCCACACGGTTGTTCGAGACGCACGACGCCGGGACGCGGACTGTTGTGGCCCTGTGCGGTGCGGTGCTGCTGGCCGTGCTCTACGCGGCGGGGGCGTTGCCCCCGCACCGGACGTATCCCCGGTGGGGTGCTCTGCTCTGGTTGGCGAGCGTGACGGTGCTGTGGGCGCTGCTGCTGGCGGCCAGCCCGGATTTCTCCTGGGTTGCCTTCCCGCTGTTCTTCCTGCATCTTCACCTGTTGCGGTGGACGCACGCGGTGGTGGCCGTCGCCGTCGTCACCGGACTGGTGATCTCCACGCAGCTGCTTCACGCGGACGGTTTCAGCGTGGCCATGGTGCTCGGACCGAGCCTGGGGGCAGTGTTCGCCGTGGTCGTGGCCTGGGGATACGCGGCCATCCACGCGGAGAGCCAACAGCGTCGCGATCTCATCGCGGATCTGCGCGAGACCCGGGTCCAGCTGGCCAACTCGCAGCACGAGGCCGGAGTGGCGGCCGAGCGCGAGCGGCTGGCCCGGGAGATCCACGACACGATCGCCCAGGGGCTGTCCAGCGTGGTGCTGCTGCTGCGCGCCGCGGAGTCCGTTCTCCCCGAGGAGGAGGGGACGGCGCGTTCCCGGATCGCCGAAGCACGGTACACCGCTTCGGAGAACCTGGAGGAGGCACGTGGGTTCGTCCGTGAACTCAGGCCACCGGCCCTGCACGATGCCGGGCTCGCCGAAGCGCTGAGCAGGCTGTGCGAACGAACCGAGCGGGAGTCCGGTCTGCGCTGTGGTTTCAGGCTGGACGGCACGCCGGTTCCGCTGCCAGCCGAATACGAGGTGGCGTTGTTGCGGGCGGCCCAGGCCAGCCTGTCCAACGTCGTTCGGCACGCGCGGGCCGACACGGCGATGGTGACCCTGGGATACCTGGCGACACGGGTGACCGTGGACGTATACGACGACGGGGTGGGATTCGACCCGGACACCCTCGGGAAGTCGCGCGCGGACGGCACCGGTTTCGGGATGCCCGCGTTGCGGGAACGGATCACCCTGCTCGGCGGTGAACTGGACGTGGAGAGCTCCGAGGGGGAGGGCACCGTGGTCGCGGTGAGACTGCCTCTCGATGAGGAGGTGGACCGGTGA
- a CDS encoding response regulator: MSDPLRLLLVDDHPVVRRGLRAMFEDRSDMLVVDEASDGRAALDILRNTVVQVVLMDLRMKSGMDGVTATREITALSEPPAVLVLTVYDTDADILAAVEAGATGYMLKDSPPEQLCEAVRSAALGETALGPDVAARLFDRLRAPTEALSPREAEILRLLSQGLSNRALSRELFISEATVKTHLVHIFDKLGVDNRTAAISTALQRGIIRTE; encoded by the coding sequence GTGAGCGACCCCCTGCGCCTGCTGCTCGTCGACGATCACCCCGTGGTGCGCCGGGGGCTCCGTGCCATGTTCGAGGACCGGTCCGACATGCTGGTCGTGGACGAGGCCTCCGACGGACGGGCCGCGCTGGACATCCTGCGGAACACGGTCGTGCAAGTGGTGCTGATGGACCTGCGGATGAAGTCCGGGATGGACGGTGTCACCGCGACGAGGGAGATCACCGCGCTGTCCGAGCCACCTGCCGTGCTGGTGCTGACGGTCTACGACACCGATGCGGACATCCTCGCCGCCGTGGAGGCCGGGGCGACCGGTTACATGCTCAAGGACTCCCCGCCGGAGCAGCTCTGCGAGGCGGTCAGATCGGCGGCACTGGGGGAAACGGCGCTCGGGCCCGACGTCGCGGCTCGTCTGTTCGACCGGTTGCGCGCTCCCACCGAAGCGCTGAGCCCGCGCGAGGCGGAGATTCTGCGGTTGCTCTCGCAGGGGTTGTCCAATCGGGCGCTGTCGCGGGAGCTGTTCATCAGCGAGGCCACGGTCAAGACGCACCTGGTGCACATTTTCGACAAACTGGGGGTGGACAACCGCACGGCCGCGATCAGCACCGCCCTGCAGCGGGGGATCATCCGCACCGAGTGA
- a CDS encoding ABC transporter permease, with amino-acid sequence MFVAIRDIRFAKGRFALMGSVVLLMTLLIVLLSGLTSGLADRSTSAIKDLPATHLVFGGTGSERPEKSFAESSVTERQRTTWSNARGVDDVTPLGISTTRLGTPDGGEAAATVFGAPPGAPAAPETISAGGVVLSRSLAAERDLSAGDHVSTGAGELTVEHVTADAFYSHTPVVWTTLDTWHELRPDRTAETRAPLGTVLAVNANEDADLPAVDSATHTVSATVDDSLTAIGSFSSENGSLLMMQGLLYAISALVVGAFITVWTIQRSGDVAVLKALGGSTGYLLRDALAQSLIVLLLGAGSGGVAGVALGMLASGTVPFNLTLSTTLLPVLAMILLGTVGAALAVRRITSVDPLTALGAGR; translated from the coding sequence GTGTTCGTCGCCATCCGAGACATCCGCTTCGCCAAGGGACGCTTCGCCCTGATGGGGTCGGTCGTCCTGCTGATGACCCTGTTGATCGTGCTGCTTTCCGGGCTGACCTCGGGACTGGCCGATCGATCCACCTCGGCGATCAAGGACCTTCCGGCCACGCACCTGGTGTTCGGCGGAACGGGCTCGGAACGGCCCGAGAAGTCCTTCGCGGAGAGCTCCGTGACCGAGCGACAGCGCACGACCTGGAGCAACGCGCGGGGAGTTGACGATGTCACCCCGCTCGGGATCAGCACGACCCGGTTGGGCACTCCGGACGGTGGAGAGGCCGCGGCGACCGTCTTCGGAGCCCCGCCCGGCGCACCGGCCGCCCCCGAAACGATTTCCGCGGGCGGGGTCGTGCTGAGCCGCTCCCTCGCCGCGGAACGGGACCTCTCCGCCGGGGACCACGTGTCGACCGGGGCAGGCGAACTCACGGTCGAACACGTCACCGCGGACGCCTTCTACAGTCACACCCCGGTGGTTTGGACCACGCTGGACACCTGGCACGAGCTCCGCCCCGACCGGACGGCGGAAACGCGGGCACCGTTGGGCACCGTGCTCGCGGTGAACGCGAACGAAGACGCCGACCTGCCCGCGGTGGACTCCGCCACGCACACCGTCTCCGCCACCGTCGATGACAGCTTGACGGCTATCGGCTCGTTCTCCTCGGAGAACGGCTCGCTGCTGATGATGCAGGGGCTGCTCTACGCGATCTCGGCACTCGTGGTGGGAGCCTTCATCACGGTCTGGACCATCCAGCGCAGCGGGGACGTAGCCGTACTGAAAGCACTCGGCGGCTCGACCGGCTACCTGCTGCGCGACGCGCTCGCCCAGTCGCTGATCGTGCTGCTGCTCGGCGCGGGCTCCGGAGGCGTGGCCGGAGTCGCCCTGGGCATGCTCGCCTCGGGAACCGTGCCGTTCAACCTGACCCTTTCCACCACGTTGCTGCCCGTACTGGCGATGATCCTGCTCGGCACGGTCGGTGCCGCGCTGGCGGTACGGCGGATCACCTCCGTGGACCCGCTCACAGCGTTGGGAGCCGGCCGATGA
- a CDS encoding VOC family protein: MSTKLFLNLPVKDLSRSVGFFERLGFSFDPNFTDESATCMIVGDGIFVMLLTEPFFATFARKSVADANSTTEVITCLGLESRQRVDELVDEAFAAGAGTANEAMDEGFMYLRSFQDLDGHVWEVAWMDPEQVVPGG; the protein is encoded by the coding sequence ATGAGTACGAAACTTTTTCTGAACCTGCCGGTGAAGGACTTGAGCAGATCGGTCGGCTTCTTCGAGCGGCTCGGCTTCTCGTTCGACCCGAACTTCACCGACGAGTCGGCCACCTGCATGATCGTCGGCGACGGCATCTTCGTGATGTTGCTGACCGAACCCTTCTTCGCGACCTTCGCGCGCAAGAGTGTGGCCGACGCGAACAGCACGACCGAGGTCATCACCTGTCTGGGCTTGGAAAGCAGGCAACGGGTGGACGAACTCGTGGACGAGGCGTTCGCGGCCGGAGCCGGAACGGCCAACGAGGCCATGGACGAGGGGTTCATGTACCTGCGCAGCTTCCAGGACCTCGACGGCCATGTCTGGGAGGTCGCGTGGATGGATCCCGAGCAGGTGGTTCCGGGAGGATGA
- a CDS encoding acyl carrier protein, giving the protein MANEEITQGLATIVEEVAGVDAEEVSVDKSFVDDLDIDSLSMVEIAVQAEDKFGVKIPDDELANLKTVGDAVDYIVKNA; this is encoded by the coding sequence GTGGCGAACGAGGAAATCACCCAGGGCCTGGCGACCATCGTGGAAGAGGTCGCCGGTGTCGACGCCGAGGAGGTCTCCGTCGACAAGTCGTTCGTCGACGACCTGGACATCGATTCGCTTTCCATGGTGGAGATCGCCGTCCAGGCCGAGGACAAGTTCGGGGTCAAGATCCCCGATGACGAACTGGCCAACCTCAAGACCGTGGGCGATGCGGTGGACTACATCGTCAAGAACGCATGA
- a CDS encoding LLM class F420-dependent oxidoreductase, translated as MKFGISTFVTDEGIDPAELGVAAEQRGFDAMFLAEHTHIPSSRETPYPGGTDLPRHYYRTLDPFVSLTAAAVATDHLLVATGIALMIQRDPIITAKEVASLDRVSGGRAILGVGAGWNREEMRNHGTEPGHRGALMDERIRAIRSLWTEEVAEFHGDHVDIEASYCWPKPVQQPHPPIYVGGESERSVERVAEYGGGWLPRAGTEDLAGNIARMRDRAGWRVPVSLYAAGDDASSVEEYARAGVDRVLFYLPTVDRDSTLRHLDQFSELARKAL; from the coding sequence ATGAAATTCGGTATCTCCACGTTCGTCACCGACGAGGGAATCGACCCGGCCGAGCTGGGCGTCGCCGCCGAGCAGCGCGGCTTCGACGCGATGTTTCTCGCCGAGCACACGCACATCCCCAGCAGCAGGGAGACCCCCTATCCCGGCGGCACCGATCTGCCGCGGCACTACTACCGGACGCTGGATCCCTTCGTGAGTCTGACGGCGGCGGCCGTGGCCACCGACCACCTGCTCGTGGCGACGGGGATCGCGCTGATGATCCAGCGGGATCCGATCATCACCGCCAAGGAGGTCGCGAGCCTGGACCGCGTCTCGGGGGGCAGGGCGATCCTCGGTGTCGGCGCGGGCTGGAACCGCGAGGAGATGCGCAATCACGGCACCGAGCCGGGTCACCGCGGCGCCCTCATGGACGAGCGCATCAGGGCCATCAGGTCGCTGTGGACCGAGGAGGTGGCCGAGTTCCACGGCGACCACGTGGACATCGAGGCCTCGTACTGCTGGCCGAAGCCGGTGCAGCAGCCGCATCCACCGATCTACGTCGGCGGTGAGAGCGAGCGCTCGGTGGAGCGTGTCGCCGAGTACGGCGGCGGGTGGCTGCCGCGAGCCGGAACCGAGGACCTGGCCGGAAACATCGCGCGGATGCGTGACCGGGCGGGGTGGCGTGTGCCGGTGTCGCTGTACGCGGCGGGCGACGACGCCTCCTCCGTCGAGGAGTACGCACGTGCCGGAGTGGACCGCGTGCTGTTCTACCTGCCCACCGTCGACAGGGACTCGACGCTGCGTCACCTCGACCAGTTCTCCGAACTGGCCCGGAAGGCCCTCTGA
- a CDS encoding DUF3145 domain-containing protein encodes MSTSELTSGVVYIHSAPGAACPHVERAIADVLDTRCALRWTAQPAAPGQLRAEYVWSGAPGTGARLAAALLAWPVLRFEITEDPSAGVDGERFSHVPDLGLWRARTGANGDIVVGEDQLRTLVAECRDAESFRHRATELLGSSWDEALEPFRSSGEGPPVERLHSVG; translated from the coding sequence GTGAGCACGTCCGAGCTTACGAGCGGTGTGGTCTACATCCACTCCGCACCCGGCGCGGCCTGTCCGCACGTCGAACGGGCGATCGCGGACGTGCTGGACACCCGCTGCGCGCTGCGCTGGACAGCCCAGCCCGCCGCCCCGGGGCAACTGCGAGCCGAGTACGTCTGGTCGGGCGCACCGGGAACGGGAGCCCGACTGGCCGCGGCACTGCTGGCGTGGCCGGTACTTCGGTTCGAGATCACCGAGGACCCCAGCGCGGGCGTCGACGGGGAGCGATTCAGCCACGTCCCGGACCTCGGGCTGTGGCGGGCCCGGACCGGGGCCAACGGCGACATCGTGGTGGGGGAGGACCAGCTACGAACCCTCGTCGCGGAGTGCCGGGACGCCGAATCCTTCCGGCACCGGGCCACGGAACTGTTGGGCAGTTCGTGGGACGAGGCGCTGGAACCCTTCCGGAGCTCCGGGGAAGGTCCCCCGGTCGAACGGCTGCACAGCGTCGGTTGA
- a CDS encoding SigE family RNA polymerase sigma factor codes for MDELTAELVELYHEHYRELLRMALLLVDDRSAAEDVVQDAFTRVFDSRARLRDREKALAYLRQTVLNRARSLLRRRQVSKRYRHRLVQREPAPDESVRGVDRTVLAEAIARLPRRQREAVVLRYYADFSEAYTAEMMKVTPGAVKAYCSRGVARLSSLLRERV; via the coding sequence ATGGATGAGCTGACGGCCGAACTCGTAGAGCTTTACCACGAGCACTACCGCGAACTGCTGCGGATGGCTCTGCTGCTCGTCGACGACAGGTCCGCGGCCGAGGACGTGGTCCAGGACGCGTTCACGCGCGTGTTCGACTCGAGGGCCCGCTTGCGCGACCGGGAGAAGGCCTTGGCCTACCTGAGACAGACCGTGCTCAACAGGGCACGGTCACTGCTGCGCAGACGGCAGGTCTCCAAGCGTTATCGGCACCGGCTGGTACAGCGTGAACCCGCACCCGACGAGAGCGTCCGAGGGGTGGACCGGACCGTTCTTGCCGAGGCGATCGCCCGGTTGCCCCGACGTCAGCGCGAGGCCGTGGTGCTGCGTTACTACGCCGACTTCAGCGAGGCTTACACGGCGGAGATGATGAAGGTGACTCCGGGGGCCGTGAAGGCCTACTGCTCGCGCGGAGTCGCGCGGTTGTCGAGTTTGCTGAGGGAGCGTGTGTGA
- a CDS encoding beta-ketoacyl-[acyl-carrier-protein] synthase family protein — MTTKDVVITGMGATTPLGGDVASTWDGLLNGASGGRTIAEDWVDTYELPAKIAAPLAVEPSEVLPRVRLRRMDRCEQVALIAARQAWSDAGFELPDEENQPVDPDRLGVSIGTGVGGPSTLLDQHEILKSQGLRKVSPLTVPMLMPNGPAAHVSLELKARAGVHTPASACASGAEGLANALDMIRAGRADVVVAGGAEACIRPITVAGFSQSRTLSTRNDDPEGASRPFDTDRDGFVMGEGSGVLVLESAEHAAARGARVYARLAGAGITADAYHITGSHPDGLGQINAINTAIGTAELSTTDIEHVNAHATATVVGDVGEATAIRKALGDHVLLTAPKGALGHIVGGAGAVESIATVLSLYNGVIPATRNLDNPDPKVELEVVAGEPRKKTLNAAVNDSFGFGGHNVALAFTRA, encoded by the coding sequence ATGACGACCAAGGACGTTGTGATCACCGGGATGGGCGCGACGACTCCGCTCGGCGGGGACGTCGCGTCCACCTGGGACGGTTTGTTGAACGGTGCCAGCGGCGGCCGCACGATCGCCGAGGACTGGGTCGACACCTACGAGCTGCCCGCCAAGATCGCGGCACCGCTCGCTGTGGAACCCTCCGAGGTGCTCCCCCGGGTACGCCTGCGGCGCATGGATCGCTGTGAGCAGGTCGCGCTCATCGCCGCGCGGCAGGCGTGGTCGGATGCCGGGTTCGAACTGCCGGACGAGGAGAACCAGCCGGTCGACCCCGACCGACTCGGGGTCTCCATCGGCACCGGAGTGGGTGGCCCCAGCACACTGCTCGACCAGCACGAGATCCTGAAGTCGCAGGGCCTGCGCAAGGTTTCCCCGCTGACGGTGCCGATGCTGATGCCCAACGGCCCGGCCGCGCACGTGAGCCTCGAGCTCAAGGCCAGGGCCGGTGTGCACACGCCCGCATCGGCCTGCGCGTCGGGAGCCGAGGGGCTGGCCAACGCGCTCGACATGATCCGTGCGGGTCGTGCCGACGTCGTGGTCGCCGGTGGGGCCGAGGCCTGCATCCGGCCGATCACCGTGGCCGGGTTCTCGCAGTCGCGCACGTTGAGCACCCGCAACGACGACCCCGAGGGTGCCTCGCGGCCGTTCGACACCGACCGGGACGGCTTCGTGATGGGCGAGGGCTCGGGCGTGCTGGTGCTGGAAAGCGCCGAGCACGCCGCGGCCAGGGGAGCCAGGGTCTACGCCCGGCTCGCCGGGGCGGGCATCACCGCCGACGCCTATCACATAACCGGTTCCCACCCGGATGGTCTCGGGCAGATCAACGCGATCAACACGGCCATAGGAACGGCGGAGCTGTCCACCACGGACATCGAGCACGTCAACGCGCACGCCACCGCCACGGTGGTGGGGGACGTGGGAGAGGCCACGGCCATCCGCAAGGCGCTCGGGGATCACGTGCTGCTCACGGCTCCCAAGGGGGCGCTGGGGCACATCGTCGGCGGAGCCGGCGCAGTGGAGAGCATCGCCACGGTGCTTTCGCTGTACAACGGGGTGATTCCGGCCACGCGGAACCTGGACAACCCCGATCCGAAGGTCGAGCTCGAGGTCGTCGCGGGCGAGCCGAGGAAGAAGACGCTGAACGCTGCGGTCAACGACTCCTTCGGCTTCGGCGGCCACAACGTCGCACTGGCCTTCACCCGGGCGTGA
- the pobA gene encoding 4-hydroxybenzoate 3-monooxygenase: MRTQVAIVGAGPAGMLLSQLLHLQGIDSVVLERRGREYVQQRVRAGVLEQGTVDVLRDADVAERLEKQGHPHHGVNVQFDGERLRIPLSELTGGRTITVYGQQEVVKDLADRRERDGGRVYYEVSDVSVDGIDTEQPVVRFTSDGSTRELHCDYVAGCDGFHGVCRNTVPESVRTTYERVYPFGWLGILAEVPPSSEELIYSNHPNGFALHSLRSSELSRLYLQCDPRDPIEQWPDERIWEELQTRLGTPDWKLREGPVVDKNITALRSFVTEPMSYGRLFLAGDSAHIVPPTGAKGLNLAVADVDRLARALTDRYHNGSTTGLDTYSQECLRRVWRVQHFSWWMTSMTHRFDGPDSAYDRRLQRSQFDYLCSSDAAATTLAENYVGLAAV, from the coding sequence ATGCGCACCCAGGTCGCGATCGTGGGAGCGGGACCGGCGGGCATGCTGCTGTCCCAGTTGCTGCATCTGCAGGGAATCGATTCCGTCGTACTCGAACGCCGTGGTCGCGAGTACGTGCAGCAACGAGTGCGGGCGGGGGTGCTCGAGCAGGGCACCGTCGACGTGCTGCGGGACGCAGATGTGGCCGAGCGCCTGGAGAAGCAGGGGCATCCGCATCACGGTGTGAACGTGCAGTTCGACGGGGAACGCCTGCGCATCCCGCTCAGCGAGCTCACAGGTGGCCGTACCATCACCGTTTACGGCCAGCAGGAGGTGGTCAAGGACCTCGCGGACCGCCGGGAAAGGGACGGCGGTCGGGTGTACTACGAGGTCTCGGACGTCTCCGTCGACGGGATCGACACCGAACAACCGGTCGTGCGTTTCACTTCCGACGGCAGCACGCGGGAACTGCACTGCGACTACGTGGCCGGTTGCGACGGTTTCCACGGAGTGTGCCGGAACACGGTTCCCGAATCGGTCCGCACCACCTATGAACGAGTTTACCCGTTCGGCTGGCTCGGAATACTCGCCGAAGTGCCACCGTCCAGCGAGGAATTGATCTATTCGAACCACCCCAACGGGTTCGCCTTGCACAGTCTCCGTTCCTCCGAATTGAGCAGACTGTATCTGCAGTGCGATCCGCGGGACCCGATCGAGCAGTGGCCGGACGAACGAATCTGGGAAGAGCTGCAGACCAGGTTGGGCACCCCGGACTGGAAACTGCGCGAAGGTCCCGTGGTCGACAAGAACATCACGGCGCTGCGCAGCTTCGTCACCGAACCGATGAGTTACGGCAGACTGTTCCTGGCCGGGGATTCGGCACACATCGTTCCCCCCACCGGAGCGAAGGGACTCAATCTCGCCGTGGCCGATGTGGACCGGCTGGCACGCGCGCTCACCGACCGCTACCACAACGGCAGCACCACGGGGCTGGACACCTACTCCCAGGAGTGCCTGCGTCGCGTGTGGCGGGTACAGCACTTCTCCTGGTGGATGACTTCGATGACGCACCGCTTCGACGGACCGGACTCCGCCTACGACCGGCGGTTGCAACGCTCCCAGTTCGACTACCTGTGCTCCTCGGACGCTGCGGCCACGACCCTCGCCGAGAACTACGTGGGACTGGCCGCGGTCTGA
- a CDS encoding ABC transporter ATP-binding protein codes for MSLTVNEINLAYPDGDLSTTALDDVSLEVWPGELLAVTGPSGSGKSSLLAVAAGLLSPTTGSVIVGDTDITRLSRSAATRLRLERIGVVFQQPNLIGSLTATEQLQVTQHMRGQPPRKTRDAAEQLLAAVGLAGKQHRRPHRLSGGERQRVNIARALMSRPEVLLVDEPTAALDHVSGTNVVELLADVTRRYEVATAMVTHDTEHLDRVDRHVSIRDGKLTGVVGGTKPETSW; via the coding sequence ATGAGCCTGACCGTGAACGAGATCAACCTGGCCTATCCGGACGGGGACCTGAGCACGACCGCACTGGACGACGTCTCCCTGGAGGTGTGGCCGGGTGAACTGCTGGCGGTGACCGGCCCCTCCGGATCCGGCAAGTCGAGCCTGCTCGCCGTGGCCGCCGGACTGCTGTCTCCGACCACGGGCTCGGTAATCGTCGGGGACACCGACATAACGCGGCTCTCCCGTTCCGCCGCGACCCGACTGCGCCTGGAGCGGATCGGGGTCGTCTTCCAACAGCCGAACCTGATCGGATCACTGACGGCCACCGAGCAGTTGCAGGTCACCCAGCACATGCGCGGGCAGCCCCCGCGAAAGACGCGGGACGCGGCCGAACAACTGCTGGCCGCGGTGGGGCTGGCGGGCAAGCAACACCGGAGACCGCACCGGCTCTCGGGGGGAGAGCGGCAGCGGGTCAACATAGCCCGCGCTCTGATGTCCCGACCGGAGGTGCTGCTGGTCGACGAACCGACGGCTGCGCTGGATCACGTCAGCGGGACGAACGTCGTGGAGCTGCTGGCCGATGTCACCAGGCGGTACGAGGTGGCCACCGCCATGGTCACGCACGACACCGAGCACCTGGACCGGGTTGACCGGCACGTCTCGATCCGGGACGGAAAGCTCACCGGAGTCGTCGGGGGAACGAAGCCTGAAACGTCCTGGTGA
- a CDS encoding acyl-CoA carboxylase subunit beta — protein sequence MTALASHQETSGIDWDPRDPELRLSQLLDADSPVPLYERDSSGVLTVRGRIDGSPVIAYCTDGTVKGGAMGSEGCSRIVGAIDTALEEGCPVLGVWHSGGARLPEGVQALDAVGQVFAAMIRASGRVPQISVVLGPAAGGAAYGPALTDVVVMAPAGRVFITGPDVVRSVTGEEIDQEGLGGAEAHGSKSGVVHVVASDEPDAYLRARRVTGLMAAQGEFDHETTGDRQDLRALLPETARRAYEVKPVVRGILDTDEAGTAVFEELQAKWAPNMVTGLGRLGGRTVGVLANNPIRKGGCLDSLSAEKAARFVRMCDAFGIPLVVLVDVPGYLPGVDQEWGGVVRRGAKLLHAFGEAVVPRVTLVTRKSYGGAYIAMNARSLGASAVFAWPEAELAVMGARAAVGILHRKEIAAAPEEEREALQDRLAEEHQRVAGGVDRARSIGVVDEVIDPSSTRERIARALDSVPDKRGDHGNIPL from the coding sequence GTGACAGCGCTTGCCTCCCACCAAGAGACCTCGGGAATCGACTGGGACCCTCGCGATCCCGAGCTGCGGCTTTCCCAGCTGCTGGACGCCGACTCACCGGTCCCGCTGTACGAGCGGGACAGCAGCGGCGTGCTGACCGTGCGCGGTCGGATCGACGGTTCCCCCGTGATCGCCTACTGCACCGACGGAACGGTGAAGGGCGGCGCCATGGGGTCCGAGGGGTGCTCGCGCATCGTGGGAGCCATCGACACCGCGCTGGAGGAGGGCTGCCCGGTGCTCGGGGTGTGGCACTCGGGTGGTGCACGGCTTCCCGAAGGGGTCCAGGCCCTGGACGCCGTCGGCCAGGTGTTCGCGGCGATGATCCGGGCCTCCGGTCGAGTGCCCCAGATATCGGTGGTGCTCGGGCCGGCCGCGGGCGGAGCCGCTTACGGCCCGGCATTGACCGACGTGGTCGTCATGGCTCCCGCGGGCAGGGTGTTCATCACCGGCCCCGACGTGGTGCGCAGCGTGACCGGGGAGGAGATCGACCAGGAAGGCCTCGGCGGCGCCGAGGCGCACGGCTCCAAGTCCGGTGTGGTGCACGTGGTCGCCTCCGACGAGCCGGACGCCTACCTGCGTGCCCGCCGGGTGACCGGACTGATGGCCGCCCAGGGCGAGTTCGACCACGAGACCACGGGTGACCGGCAGGACCTGCGTGCGCTGCTTCCCGAGACGGCGCGACGTGCCTACGAGGTGAAACCCGTGGTCCGGGGGATTCTGGACACCGATGAGGCCGGGACGGCCGTCTTCGAGGAGCTCCAGGCCAAGTGGGCCCCGAACATGGTCACCGGGCTGGGCAGGCTCGGCGGCAGGACCGTGGGAGTGCTGGCCAACAACCCGATCCGCAAGGGCGGTTGTCTGGACTCGCTGTCCGCCGAGAAGGCCGCCCGGTTCGTGCGGATGTGCGACGCCTTCGGCATCCCCCTCGTGGTGCTGGTCGATGTTCCGGGCTATCTACCCGGCGTGGACCAGGAGTGGGGCGGCGTGGTCCGCCGCGGCGCGAAACTGCTCCACGCCTTCGGGGAAGCCGTGGTCCCCCGCGTCACCCTCGTCACCCGCAAGTCCTACGGCGGAGCCTACATAGCCATGAACGCCCGCTCGCTCGGTGCCAGCGCGGTCTTCGCCTGGCCGGAGGCCGAGCTGGCCGTCATGGGAGCTCGCGCCGCCGTGGGAATTCTGCACCGCAAGGAGATCGCCGCCGCTCCGGAGGAGGAGCGCGAGGCTCTGCAGGATCGACTGGCCGAGGAGCACCAGCGGGTGGCCGGAGGCGTCGACCGGGCCCGTTCGATCGGGGTCGTCGACGAGGTCATCGACCCGTCGAGCACCCGCGAGCGGATCGCGCGGGCGTTGGACTCCGTGCCGGACAAGCGCGGTGACCACGGAAACATCCCGCTGTAA